Genomic DNA from Leptospira terpstrae serovar Hualin str. LT 11-33 = ATCC 700639:
CATTCAATAATTTTCCGAATAAATCGTTTAAAACATCTAATCCTTGATGTATATCTCCACTTGCCGGGAAGAATGTTGATACTGCATGTGAAACTGTTAAACCTAATAACGCATCATCGGAGATTTCATCAACTATCTCTACTGCGCGACTAATTCCTGCTCTTATATTTCTATTTTCGCCCTTTTTAAATCTATGTATAAGTAGTTCAGATAAAAGGTCATAGTCTGCTGGTCTTTCTGTAGCGGCAGCTGTCTTTTGTGCTTCAACTAATAATAACTGAAAACTAGGATCAGCAAATGCTTCCAGTGCGCCATTTACTTTTTCCATTTTTGGCATAAGTTTATTTTCAAATTCGCTTACTCTTGAATTGGCAACTGTCCAAGCTTCTTGTGTGTATTCTTTTCTGAGTTGTAAATTCATTTCTTGATAAATCTCTCTTGCTCTTTTTTCATCAATACCGATGTGGACTGTCATATTTTCGGCTTGCATCATCTGAGCATTTTGATTTCCAGTTTGGATATTTTTGTTATCAGTAACAGTTTGATTTCCTGCAGCTTGATAATTGTAGGATTCTTTTCCAGATTTCTGTATAAATTTCAATTTAGATTTTATCTGATCACTTGTGAAGACTTGAGCTAGAAGCGTTCCTAATAGTCCAATCGATGTAACTGCTGGTTCCCAATCGGGAGAAGTGTTCCACCAAATGATTGCTCCGAGTAGTGCAATAAAGTTTAATATTGAAAGTAAAATTCTCATTTTGTATTATTAATTTATGTGTTTTGTTTAAATTATCTTGGAAAATATTTTGCCAAAATATCGCATAACGAACTAGCCTAACCGACGTAGGCTGACCCTGAGTCCCGGAACGGGACGTTAGGGACTGGAACGACGCTTGCGCAAGCAAGAGGAGTGCCAGAAGCCTATGTGTCGCAGACCGAGCGAGGCCGTAAGTGCCGAAGCGAAGC
This window encodes:
- a CDS encoding LPO_1073/Vpar_1526 family protein — translated: MRILLSILNFIALLGAIIWWNTSPDWEPAVTSIGLLGTLLAQVFTSDQIKSKLKFIQKSGKESYNYQAAGNQTVTDNKNIQTGNQNAQMMQAENMTVHIGIDEKRAREIYQEMNLQLRKEYTQEAWTVANSRVSEFENKLMPKMEKVNGALEAFADPSFQLLLVEAQKTAAATERPADYDLLSELLIHRFKKGENRNIRAGISRAVEIVDEISDDALLGLTVSHAVSTFFPASGDIHQGLDVLNDLFGKLLNGSLPKGNEWLDHLDILDTVRLSSFGNLKKIEEYYPQQLSGYIDLGIEKDSENHHKAINILTESKLPQNILIEHHFNKTFLRIFVPNKYEISNVKLMHKVNHNGRAYSVPVELSEDQKQSLYSIYDLYKQDDNLKKENVQKFKEEWEKRPNLKTLKEWWDNIGTSFQITSVGKVLAHANAQRSDKNLPPLN